DNA sequence from the Caldalkalibacillus salinus genome:
CCTAGCTCCTCGTTAGTGAGTGCTGCACACTTCTTTAATAGTGCTAAAGCCCTCAACACCTCTTGTGGCATCATTTCTTGCCCTATTTTAAAGTTCTCTAAACTCCTCTGGGTTTGAGGCCCCCATAATTTATCTGCCGGAACCTTGATTTCCCCTAAGGTATCTTTTTCAATCCTGTAGTCCAAAATATCGATGCCTCCCTTGCCCTTCACGTGAGTGTCCCCATTTGGTTATATGATGGATTTAAGCCCTTCCAGATCGGGTAAATCTTTAAAATGATGAACATAGATGGCGCCTTGGCGTCCTTCATAAGCCGGGATCGTCCACACCTTATTCTTAGCCGCTCGGTCTAAGTCTGATTCCACCATGCGCTGATATTTCCTATCTTGTAAAGCCTGCTCAAAGTCAGGACCAGAAAGGCCTATCCTTTCAGCAATGGACGTTAGAACGTTCACATCCTCGATGTTTTGGTCCCGTTGCCATACTGCTGCAAAGACTTCCTTCTGGTAAGCTGATAGCACCCCTTTTTCTCGCGCAAATTGACTCCCAATATGGGCAGGTATTGTACTTCCTTTATGCGTAGGAGGGTTTAGCACCAGGCCAGCCTTTTCTATGAGTTGTTGTAAGAAAGCTTTGGCCTCTTCCGCATAGCCTTCCGGTTTCTGAGGGGGTTGCGCTCCCTCTGGCATCTGCCAAGCCGTCCATTGCAGCTGAATTCCTTCCTCTTCTAAAGGTCGCAGAGACACCGTCTCTGTGTAACAAAATGGTCAATAGAAATCGTAGTAGATGGTTAACGTTCGATTCATATGATTTTTCCTCCTCTTGTTATGTTTTCCTTACGTTCTCTTGCCAGATCTATAGTGCCACGGATCTGTGTACATGAAGAAAGGGGGCTTCAACGTGCTATCTACTTTGGCCCCCTTACTCATGAGTCTATCTAAAAGATGACCTCTACAACAAAAAAGCCAATCATGCCCAGCTGAATGACCGCTTTGGCTATGGTGCTACTAAGAAAGCCAGCGATTGTCCCTAGAGCAATTTTTAAGGCTTCATCCGAACTTTTCTCTTGGGTGAGTTCTACAGCATAAACAGCGATAAAGGGCACGATAATTAAACCGAATGGCGGATAAATAAAGGCACCGATAATAATACCTAGTATACCAGCCCATTCACCCCGTCTACTTCCCCCACTTTTCTTAACGAAATGCCGGCTGGCAATAAAGTCGACAAAAAACATAAAAATGGTGAGTACAGCCATCGTGATCCAGAAGAACAGGGACAGTTCATCAGGAGATATCAAGAAACGATAGACAAGGAAGCCACCCCATAGAACCAAAACGGACGGTATAATGGGAAAGATAAGACCGATGAAGCTGAGTAAGAAAAAGCCGACAATTATAAGCCAG
Encoded proteins:
- a CDS encoding DUF456 domain-containing protein, yielding MEILYWLIIVGFFLLSFIGLIFPIIPSVLVLWGGFLVYRFLISPDELSLFFWITMAVLTIFMFFVDFIASRHFVKKSGGSRRGEWAGILGIIIGAFIYPPFGLIIVPFIAVYAVELTQEKSSDEALKIALGTIAGFLSSTIAKAVIQLGMIGFFVVEVIF